In the genome of Cupriavidus taiwanensis, one region contains:
- a CDS encoding sensor histidine kinase encodes MTTREPRGWALVRRYRASLRAKLVSIVIAPLLVALVALLLLMALWGNRTFQALLAYKVNSDLLVAHEYFEHMVGGVKDRVLQEARSHGLVDALGRGSTMPAILAEARRTHGLDFLQLLDPNGRLLAAAPAGAADTGYAAWRVVESAAAGRADAATDAWSAAQLAAVSADLARRAPVTLRATANAAPTDRTIETRGMVVHAAAPVFDAAGKLVAVLHGGTLLNHNLGFIDTINALVYQPESLPRGSQGTATLFLDDTRIATNVRLFHGERALGTRVSREVRDQVLLRGEKWLDLAFVVNDRYMSAYEPIVDSRGQRIGMLYVGYLARPISQAKNLALGVLVSLFVLLAVAGALFSLLWARRVFTPMTRMVGTMRALKAGNDDARVGPVRSEDELGQLARQFDQLLSDLQQRNAELRDWGDALDRKVAERTRELEDANAVLRATRQQLITSEKLALAGQLTAGVAHEINNPIAVIQGNLDVARDILGPAAEPVRHELRLIDEQVRRIYLLTNRLLQFVRPEAYAGNTERLDVGEVAGGCVDLVRHMLKDAAIRVELAFTATRQVLISRSELQQVIVNLLTNAIHAMPEGGTLTLATRDWDGHGVTLHVRDTGRGIRAEDLPNLFNPFFTTKKQKGTGLGLSISYALVERYGGRITVESTVGQGAEFIVWLREDGAGAEPDQQVS; translated from the coding sequence TTGACCACGCGCGAGCCGCGCGGCTGGGCGCTGGTGCGCCGCTATCGCGCGTCGCTGCGCGCCAAACTGGTGTCGATCGTGATTGCGCCCTTGCTGGTGGCGCTGGTCGCGTTGCTGCTGCTGATGGCGCTGTGGGGCAACCGCACCTTCCAGGCGTTGCTGGCCTACAAGGTCAACAGCGACCTGCTGGTCGCCCACGAGTATTTCGAGCACATGGTCGGCGGCGTGAAGGACCGGGTTCTGCAGGAGGCCCGGTCGCACGGGCTGGTGGACGCGCTTGGCCGTGGCAGCACCATGCCCGCCATCCTGGCGGAGGCGCGGCGCACGCACGGCCTTGATTTCCTGCAATTGCTCGATCCCAACGGGCGGCTGCTTGCCGCTGCGCCGGCTGGCGCAGCGGATACCGGCTATGCCGCCTGGCGCGTGGTGGAAAGCGCCGCGGCTGGTCGCGCCGATGCCGCCACCGACGCCTGGTCCGCCGCGCAGCTGGCCGCCGTTTCCGCCGACCTTGCCCGGCGCGCCCCGGTCACGCTGCGCGCCACCGCCAATGCGGCGCCGACCGACCGCACCATCGAAACCCGCGGCATGGTGGTGCACGCGGCGGCGCCGGTGTTCGATGCCGCGGGCAAGCTGGTGGCCGTCCTGCACGGCGGCACGCTGCTCAACCACAACCTCGGCTTTATCGACACCATCAACGCCCTGGTCTACCAGCCAGAATCCCTGCCCCGCGGCAGCCAGGGCACCGCGACCCTGTTCCTGGACGACACCCGCATCGCCACCAACGTGCGGCTGTTCCATGGCGAGCGCGCCCTGGGCACGCGCGTCTCGCGCGAGGTGCGCGACCAGGTGCTGCTGCGCGGCGAAAAATGGCTGGACCTGGCCTTCGTCGTCAACGACCGCTACATGAGCGCCTATGAGCCCATCGTCGACAGCCGGGGCCAGCGCATCGGCATGCTCTACGTCGGCTACCTGGCCAGGCCCATCAGCCAGGCCAAGAACCTGGCGCTGGGCGTGCTGGTTAGCCTGTTCGTGCTGCTGGCCGTGGCGGGCGCGCTGTTCTCGCTGCTGTGGGCCAGGCGCGTATTCACGCCGATGACGCGCATGGTCGGCACCATGCGCGCGCTCAAGGCTGGAAACGATGATGCGCGCGTCGGCCCGGTGCGCAGCGAGGATGAACTGGGCCAGCTGGCCCGCCAGTTCGATCAGCTGCTGTCGGACCTGCAGCAGCGCAATGCCGAACTCAGGGACTGGGGCGACGCGCTCGACCGCAAGGTTGCCGAGCGGACCCGCGAGCTGGAAGATGCGAACGCCGTGCTGCGCGCAACCCGGCAGCAACTGATTACCTCGGAAAAGCTCGCGCTTGCCGGGCAGTTGACCGCTGGCGTGGCCCATGAAATCAACAATCCGATCGCGGTGATCCAGGGCAACCTCGACGTGGCCCGCGATATCCTCGGCCCGGCGGCGGAGCCGGTCCGGCATGAATTGCGCCTGATCGACGAGCAGGTTCGGCGCATCTACTTGCTGACCAACCGGCTGCTGCAGTTTGTCCGGCCCGAGGCATACGCCGGCAATACCGAGCGCCTGGACGTGGGCGAGGTTGCGGGCGGCTGCGTCGACCTGGTCCGGCATATGCTGAAGGACGCGGCCATCCGCGTCGAACTGGCCTTCACCGCCACGCGCCAGGTGCTCATCAGCCGCAGCGAACTGCAGCAGGTCATCGTCAACCTGCTGACCAATGCCATCCATGCCATGCCTGAAGGTGGCACCCTGACGCTGGCCACGCGCGACTGGGACGGGCACGGCGTGACATTGCATGTGCGCGACACCGGCCGCGGCATCCGCGCGGAAGACCTGCCCAACCTGTTCAATCCGTTTTTCACCACCAAGAAGCAGAAGGGGACCGGGCTCGGCCTGTCCATCAGCTACGCGCTGGTCGAGCGTTATGGTGGCCGCATTACCGTGGAAAGTACGGTCGGGCAGGGCGCGGAATTTATCGTCTGGCTGCGCGAGGACGGAGCCGGGGCTGAGCCGGATCAGCAGGTGTCATGA
- a CDS encoding sigma-54-dependent transcriptional regulator: MSERQSNAADTDHWQRRTILVVDDEAGMRSFLSRALEGKVDAVLTADSAEAGAALLEQRHVDLILLDVALPGASGVEWLKALRAAGNPADVILMTAFADMETAIEALRSGAADFIVKPFRVDQMLNAIRRCFDRARLARENYLLRRELDQYTIHKHVVGNSEAMRKVMALVARVAPMPSTVLVTGESGTGKEVVARELHRLSGRQGQFVPLNCGAMAPELIESELFGHARGAFTGAAGARHGLFLYADGGTLFLDEISELPLPMQAKLLRVIEDRRIRPLGTEREMVVDVRIVAACNRSLVQEVAAGRFRQDLYYRLDVVSIAIPPLRTRPEDIVPLAGHFSEQLSAQLGLPVVPLSPSLVRLLQAYDWPGNARELRNLVERALILGEYPVELLAHGEPAPAAHAAADDHAPADDAVLLESVERRHILQVLASEGGNRAEAARRLGISRRTLDRKCLQWGLRP; the protein is encoded by the coding sequence ATGAGCGAACGACAAAGCAATGCGGCCGATACCGACCACTGGCAGCGCCGCACCATCCTGGTGGTGGACGACGAGGCCGGCATGCGTTCGTTCCTGTCGCGCGCGCTGGAAGGCAAGGTCGATGCCGTGCTGACCGCAGACAGCGCCGAAGCCGGCGCGGCGCTGCTGGAGCAGCGCCATGTCGACCTGATCCTCCTCGACGTGGCGTTGCCGGGCGCCAGCGGCGTGGAATGGCTCAAGGCGCTGCGAGCCGCCGGCAACCCCGCCGACGTGATCCTGATGACCGCCTTCGCCGACATGGAGACCGCCATCGAGGCGTTGCGCTCGGGCGCGGCGGACTTCATCGTCAAGCCGTTCCGCGTCGACCAGATGCTCAACGCGATCCGGCGCTGCTTCGACCGCGCGCGCCTGGCGCGCGAGAACTACCTGCTGCGCCGCGAGCTGGACCAGTACACCATCCACAAGCATGTGGTCGGCAACTCCGAGGCCATGCGCAAGGTGATGGCGCTGGTCGCGCGCGTCGCGCCGATGCCATCGACGGTACTGGTCACGGGCGAGTCCGGCACCGGCAAGGAAGTGGTGGCGCGCGAGCTGCACCGCCTGAGCGGACGGCAGGGCCAGTTCGTGCCGCTGAACTGCGGCGCGATGGCGCCGGAGCTGATCGAAAGCGAGCTGTTCGGCCACGCCCGCGGCGCCTTCACCGGCGCCGCGGGCGCGCGCCATGGCCTGTTCCTCTATGCCGACGGCGGCACGCTGTTCCTGGACGAGATCTCAGAACTGCCGCTGCCGATGCAGGCCAAGCTGCTGCGGGTGATCGAAGACCGGCGCATCCGTCCGCTCGGCACCGAGCGCGAGATGGTGGTGGACGTGCGCATCGTCGCGGCCTGCAACCGCAGCCTGGTCCAGGAGGTGGCGGCCGGGCGCTTTCGCCAGGATCTGTATTACCGGCTCGACGTGGTCTCGATCGCGATTCCGCCGCTGCGCACGCGGCCGGAAGACATCGTGCCGCTGGCCGGGCATTTCTCGGAGCAGCTGTCGGCCCAGCTGGGGCTGCCCGTGGTGCCGCTGTCGCCGTCGCTGGTGCGCCTGCTCCAGGCCTATGACTGGCCGGGCAATGCGCGCGAGCTGCGCAACCTGGTGGAGCGGGCCCTGATCCTCGGCGAATACCCGGTCGAGCTACTGGCGCATGGCGAACCCGCGCCAGCCGCGCACGCGGCAGCCGATGACCATGCACCGGCAGACGACGCCGTGCTGCTGGAATCGGTGGAGCGCCGGCACATCCTGCAGGTGCTGGCGTCCGAGGGCGGCAACCGCGCCGAAGCGGCGCGCCGGCTCGGCATCTCGCGGCGCACGCTGGACCGCAAGTGCCTGCAGTGGGGGCTGCGTCCTTGA
- a CDS encoding L-lactate MFS transporter yields the protein MPYPAPAQTPSPTPRIPANTSTARPSRFSKEAIIARPGFNRWMVPPAALAVHLCIGQAYAFSVFNEPLTRILGVTQSAPGDWQLTTLGWVFSLAIFFLGISAAFAGKWLETVGPRRTMFTAACCFGGGFVVSALGIWLHQIWLLYLGYGVLGGIGLGLGYVSPVSTLIRWFPDRRGMATGMAIMGFGGGAMIGAPLSVALMNHFKSATSAGVAETFLVMGVIYFISMSIGALAIRIPAPGWTPPGYVPPARPSKMVTHANVHIDQALKTPQFYLLWLILFLNITAGIGVLGQAAVMIQETFKGTITAAAAAGFVGLLSIGNMTGRFLWSSASDYFGRKLTYAIFFAFGAALYMAVPAVGASGNVALFVACYFLILTMYGGGFSTIPAYLADMFGTAYVGGIHGRLLTAWAAAGIAGPALVNYIREYKLALGVPRSEVYVDTLHIMAGLLVVGFACNLLMRPVHARHHLREAAGAA from the coding sequence ATGCCATATCCCGCGCCAGCGCAGACGCCCTCGCCCACCCCGCGCATCCCCGCCAACACGAGCACCGCGCGGCCCTCGCGCTTCTCCAAGGAGGCCATCATCGCCCGGCCCGGCTTCAACCGCTGGATGGTGCCCCCGGCCGCGCTGGCGGTGCATCTGTGCATCGGCCAGGCCTACGCCTTCTCGGTGTTCAACGAGCCGCTGACCCGCATCCTCGGCGTCACGCAATCCGCGCCCGGCGACTGGCAGCTGACCACGCTGGGCTGGGTGTTCTCGCTGGCAATCTTCTTCCTCGGCATCTCGGCCGCGTTTGCCGGCAAGTGGCTGGAGACGGTCGGCCCGCGGCGCACCATGTTCACCGCGGCCTGCTGTTTCGGCGGCGGCTTCGTGGTCTCGGCGCTCGGCATCTGGCTGCACCAGATCTGGCTGCTCTACCTGGGCTACGGCGTATTGGGGGGCATCGGCCTGGGGTTGGGCTACGTCTCGCCGGTGTCGACGCTGATCCGCTGGTTCCCGGACCGGCGCGGCATGGCCACGGGGATGGCGATCATGGGCTTCGGCGGCGGCGCGATGATCGGCGCGCCACTGTCGGTGGCGCTGATGAACCATTTCAAGAGCGCCACCAGCGCGGGGGTGGCGGAGACCTTCCTGGTGATGGGCGTGATCTACTTCATCTCGATGTCGATCGGCGCGCTCGCGATTCGCATCCCAGCCCCGGGATGGACCCCGCCTGGCTACGTCCCCCCGGCCAGGCCGAGCAAGATGGTGACGCACGCCAACGTGCATATCGACCAGGCCCTGAAGACGCCGCAGTTCTACCTGCTGTGGCTGATCCTGTTCCTCAATATCACGGCGGGCATCGGCGTGCTGGGCCAGGCCGCTGTGATGATCCAGGAAACTTTCAAGGGCACCATCACCGCCGCGGCCGCGGCGGGCTTTGTCGGCCTGCTCAGCATCGGCAACATGACCGGACGCTTCCTGTGGAGCTCCGCCAGCGACTACTTCGGCCGCAAGCTTACCTACGCCATCTTCTTCGCCTTCGGCGCGGCGCTCTACATGGCGGTGCCGGCGGTGGGCGCATCCGGCAACGTGGCCCTGTTCGTGGCCTGCTACTTCCTGATCCTGACCATGTATGGCGGCGGCTTCAGCACCATCCCGGCCTACCTGGCGGACATGTTCGGCACCGCCTACGTCGGCGGCATCCATGGCCGCCTGCTGACCGCCTGGGCCGCCGCGGGCATTGCCGGGCCGGCGCTGGTCAACTACATCCGCGAGTACAAGCTCGCGCTAGGGGTGCCGAGGTCAGAGGTCTATGTCGATACCCTGCACATCATGGCCGGCCTGCTGGTGGTGGGCTTCGCATGCAACCTGCTGATGCGGCCCGTACATGCGCGGCATCATCTGCGCGAAGCCGCCGGCGCGGCTTGA
- a CDS encoding MFS transporter small subunit, which translates to MQDDRTFGKALLLFAFWAYVLIPLGTGIWSTLGKALALFS; encoded by the coding sequence ATGCAAGACGATCGCACCTTCGGCAAGGCCCTGCTGTTGTTCGCGTTCTGGGCTTATGTATTGATTCCGCTCGGCACCGGCATCTGGTCCACCCTGGGCAAGGCGCTGGCGCTGTTCAGCTGA